From a single Silene latifolia isolate original U9 population chromosome 6, ASM4854445v1, whole genome shotgun sequence genomic region:
- the LOC141587558 gene encoding uncharacterized protein LOC141587558 — protein MTEVKEQQVISFIKRNIISRFGIPSKIICDNGSQFISDNTEGFCARWNITLRKSAPRYPQNNGQAESSNKIIVENLRKRLEELGGKWADELPLVLWSDRTTPKMATGQTPFSLVYGAEAVIPSEVLVPTHRYGCQTAEQNKVEMARSLDTVDELRESAYIRMASYKQSVTRTYNKNVKIRTLEVGDLVLRRVFENTKNHKADKLAYK, from the coding sequence ATGACGGAGGTAAAGGAGCAACAGGTGATCTCTTTCATCAAGCGCAACATCATAAGCAGATTTGGGATACCATCCAAGATCAtatgcgataatgggtcccagTTCATATCAGACAACACCGAGGGCTTCTGTGCAAGATGGAATATAACACTAAGAAAATCAGCCCCCAGATATCCACAAAAcaacggccaagccgagtccagcaataaaatcattgTGGAGAACCTCAGAAAACGGCTGGAAGAGTTGGGGGGAAAATGGGCAGATGAACTACCACTGGTACTCTGGTCGGATAGAACAACACCTAAAATGGCAACAGGTCAAACTCCGTTTAGCCTTGTATACGGAGCAGAGGCAGTGATACCTTCGGAAGTTCTGGTACCTACGCACAGATACGGCTGCCAGACGGCAGAGCAGAACAAAGTCGAAATGGCCAGAAGTCTGGATACAGTTGATGAGCTACGAGAAAGTGCCTACATACGTATGGCATCGTATAAGCAATCTGTCACAAGGAcgtacaacaaaaatgtcaagatAAGGACCCTTGAAGTGGGGGACCTTGTACTCAGAAGGGTATTCGAAAATACCAAGAACCACAAAGCAGACAAATTGGCCTACAAATAG
- the LOC141587557 gene encoding uncharacterized protein LOC141587557 — MIVQAIRCEFKATNNEAEYEALILGMQMATGLKVRNLRVYSDSSLVVNHVNNEYVARDPKMIAYLKIATERKSKFRTFKITQVPREQNVEADALATLGSTFQPAELSNIPITHVLLTIRGEPDQKPMKEDVHMQCAQGARTLVSTVGPQDEDWRVPYLNWLRDGTLPEDRKEAQSFRIKASRYIMIDNILFRKSLAGPCLRCLGKEEAEMVLKDVHSGECENHAGGRSLSNKILRQGYFWPTMRADAVNHAKRCESCQKAAPKNPPAQNQCIRLSLHGHL; from the coding sequence ATGATAGTGCAAGCCATTAGGTGTgagttcaaggcaaccaacaacgaAGCCGAGTATGAAGCTCTTATACTTGGGATGCAGATGGCAACAGGGCTCAAGGTGAGGAACCTGAGGGTATACAGTGACTCCTCACTTGTGGTAAATCATGTAAACAACGAGTATGTAGCGCGTGATCCGAAGATGATAGCTTACTTGAAAATAGCCACAGAACGAAAGTCAAAATTCAGAACATTCAAGATAACTCAGGTGCCGCGGGAGCAGAACGTGGAGGCAGACGCTCTGGCCACGTTGGGATCCACCTTCCAGCCCGCAGAACTATCAAACATACCAATTACTCATGTGTTGTTGACCATCCGGGGAGAGCCAGATCAGAAACCAATGAAAGAGGATGTACACATGCAGTGTGCACAAGGAGCCAGGACGCTGGTTTCCACAGTAGGACCGCAGGATGAAGATTGGAGGGTTCCATACCTAAATTGGCTAAGGGATGGGACACTCCCGGAAGACAGAAAGGAAGCGCAAAGTTTCAGGATAAAAGCTTCCAGATACATCATGATTGATAATATTCTCTTCAGGAAATCATTGGCAGGACCATGCCTCAGGTGCTTAGGCAAAGAGGAAGCTGAAATGGTACTGAAAGATGTGCACAGCGGAGAATGCGAGAATCACGCTGGAGGACGAAGTTTGTCAAACAAAATTTTAAGACAAGGGtatttctggcccaccatgcgcgCAGACGCAGTGAATCATGCTAAACGCTGCGAGTCGTGTCAAAAGGCGGCTCCAAAGAATCCACCGGCCCAGAACCAATGCATCCGATTATCTCTCCATGGCCATTTAtga
- the LOC141587556 gene encoding uncharacterized protein LOC141587556: MEMVAPESYADSPFTDDIATVALPKGFSVPTMTLFDGTTDTRDHIVNSSEKMMVYRHGASKEAFLQQPENTQAPSDLYGIVREIGESIKDYVTRFNAEKVSIRGCDMSTAINAFRQGLDKESNLYKELTMYPCERFEEVQQRALCSVKDSEKKLKQIDDSPHPPKLSNTDSTGMEGWLKAPRSPGDRVRKGNLDHLLSRGGKQDRREAANQVLPSAPLICTKIINVITGGSELAGLTYSAAKRKATGSKGGHPETSCRVSQNNLPPVTFDETDMESCTEQHDDALTITLSIGNCTVRKVLVDTGSSVNLIMLETLKTMGFDKENLKKKFVPLVGYSGETAHSVGEITIPTYIEGVNKLVRYLVIEGPTTYNVILGRRGASDEGSAFNISSVSQVPNTMGHGYGKRRSRGIQKLLYPSPQGYNQAPLVAIIGPGHLDRIQGASLGGAGPDTPGRGTPG; this comes from the exons ATGGAGATGGTCGCACCGGAaagctatgccgactcaccattcacCGACGATATAGCTACGGTGGCCTTACCAAAAGGATTTAGCGTCCCAACGATGACCCTCTTCGATGGAACCACAGACACTCGTGATCATATCGTCAATTCAAGCGAGAAGATGATGGTTTATCGCCACGGAGCCTCAAAGGAGGCAT TTCTCCAGCAGCCGGAGAACACCCAAGCGCCAAGTGATCTATACGGGATCGTGCGGGAGATAGGTGAGTCAATCAAAGACTACGTCACTAGGTTCAATGCGGAAAAAGTCTCAATACGAGGCTGTGATATGTCCACTGCCATCAACGCCTTCAGGCAGGGCTTGGATAAGGagtcaaacctctacaaagaattaACGATGTATCCTTGTGAGAGATTTGAGGAAGTCCAGCAGAGAGCTCTTTGCAGCGTTAAG GATAGCGAGAAAAAACTCAAGCAAATTGACGATTCTCCGCATCCTCCTAAGCTATCGAATACGGATTCAACAGGAATGGAAGGATGGCTGAAAGCACCGAGGAGCCCGGGTGATCGG GTACGCAAGGGGAACTTggaccacctgttatcacgtgggggcaagcaggatAGAAGAGAAGCAGCAAATCAGGTGCTTCCTTCTGCTCCACTCATATGCACGAAGATtattaacgtgataacaggcggatcTGAGCTAGCAGGTTTGACATATTCCGCTGCCAAGAGGAAAGCCACCGGGAGCAAAGGGGGTCATCCAGAAACTTCGTGCAGAGTAAGCCAGAACAATTTACCCCCGGTAACTTTCGATGAAACTGACATGGAAAGCTGCACAGAACAGCATGATGATGCCCTAACTATAACATTATCCATTGGCAATTGCACCGTACGGAAAGTATTGGTAGATACAGGGAGCTCTGTGAACCTTATCATGCTCGAAACCCTCAAAACCATGGGTTTCGATAAAGAAAACCTGAAAAAGAAATTTGTGCCCCTGGTGGGATACAGTGGGGAGACCGCGCATTCCGTAGGTGAGATAACCATCCCAACGTATATTGAAGGAGTTAATAAACTAGTGAGATACCTAGTCATCGAAGGTCCAACCACCTACAACGTGATACTAGGAAGACGTGGTGCATCGGATGAAGGCAGTGCCTTCAACATATCATCAGTGTCTCAAGTTCCCAACACCATGGGGCACGGTTACGGTAAAAGGAGATCAAGAGGAATCCAGAAACTGCTATACCCAAGCCCTCAAGGCTACAACCAAGCTCCCCTCGTAGCAATTATAGGACCGGGGCACCTCGACAGAATACAAGGAGCCTCCCTCGGAGGAGCTGGACCAGATACACCTGGACGAGGAACACCCGGATAG